In Sulfuricaulis sp., one DNA window encodes the following:
- a CDS encoding glycosyltransferase family 39 protein, with amino-acid sequence MFKLKPLRPLSLDLLLVGALLLLSPIIHGFRYPSNLTPDAISYLTLAQDLLSTGKLFIASSGHIDTGLIIPPLYPFLIGVTSLVSDNAIRNAEWISAACILLVTVPMFLLVKRSANRYVAIAAVLLFQLNVYSVYFASSILTEALFLLILISALYFAVRLTEQNAPRVAPFLLLGILAGLLFLTRQIGITFLIFLLVWFAADALFRNPGRTYNGARGLALIAAGWLIIVGGHAVALYAQTGMSPFHHSFRMHNYVVQTADASVIDEIRHISDMQENNYVDIYAKRRLLWKLLPDGSEMLANVVGPDGAQIANAKNKDDGTARTALNQLGPPGQWLLDFFKNTWHLKTPLGVPLFVLLVVSFITPLLLPEARQRWSARLIIPAFVCLYILAVSVFTSNVSRYLIVLFPLALIQIALESAIVFRRWAQRPAKPGLPEAVIALVLVALLLLVPKNFYEAPRHPPDSINLASWSEVNARVSAGDPIFALLPVYPYLAGGRYRALPNDSLEKTVHYARLTGVRWLLVPKHPDRFPEIRFHAHAAWLLEPEKLYRRTDLLRFCCVQDDEHLLFEIVR; translated from the coding sequence ATGTTCAAACTTAAACCACTGCGGCCGCTATCTCTTGATCTGCTGCTCGTCGGGGCGCTATTACTGCTGAGCCCGATCATTCATGGCTTTCGTTATCCGAGCAATCTCACGCCTGACGCCATCAGCTATCTCACGCTCGCACAAGATCTGCTCTCCACCGGCAAGCTGTTCATCGCGTCGTCGGGCCATATCGATACGGGCCTCATTATCCCGCCGCTTTACCCCTTCCTGATCGGGGTTACCAGCCTCGTCAGTGATAATGCAATAAGAAACGCAGAGTGGATTAGCGCAGCGTGCATATTGCTGGTGACGGTCCCCATGTTTCTATTAGTGAAACGAAGCGCTAACCGCTATGTGGCAATCGCCGCTGTGCTTCTGTTTCAACTTAATGTTTACAGTGTGTACTTCGCCAGCTCGATCCTGACGGAAGCGCTCTTTCTGTTGATCCTGATATCGGCGCTATACTTTGCGGTTCGTCTGACGGAGCAAAATGCCCCCCGTGTTGCGCCGTTTCTGCTGCTGGGCATACTCGCCGGACTGCTTTTCCTCACGCGGCAGATTGGCATAACGTTCCTGATCTTCCTGCTTGTATGGTTCGCGGCCGATGCGCTCTTCAGAAACCCTGGCAGGACTTACAACGGGGCGCGTGGATTGGCGCTGATCGCCGCCGGCTGGTTGATCATCGTGGGTGGCCATGCCGTGGCGCTGTACGCTCAAACCGGTATGTCGCCCTTTCACCATTCCTTCCGGATGCATAATTATGTTGTCCAGACCGCCGATGCGTCTGTCATTGACGAGATTCGCCACATCAGCGACATGCAAGAGAATAACTACGTCGACATCTACGCGAAACGCCGGCTGCTATGGAAATTGCTGCCCGATGGAAGCGAAATGCTGGCTAACGTGGTTGGCCCCGATGGCGCACAAATCGCAAATGCCAAGAACAAGGATGATGGCACCGCCCGGACAGCGTTAAATCAACTTGGCCCACCTGGCCAGTGGCTGCTCGATTTCTTCAAGAATACCTGGCATCTGAAAACACCATTAGGTGTTCCTCTTTTTGTGCTGCTGGTGGTTTCGTTCATAACACCATTACTGCTGCCCGAGGCCCGCCAACGCTGGTCCGCGCGCCTGATCATTCCTGCGTTTGTCTGCCTTTACATACTCGCCGTGTCGGTTTTCACCAGCAACGTGAGCCGTTATCTCATCGTCCTGTTCCCACTGGCGCTGATACAAATCGCCCTGGAATCAGCCATTGTTTTTCGGCGCTGGGCTCAGCGCCCGGCCAAGCCGGGATTGCCGGAGGCTGTCATTGCCCTGGTCCTGGTCGCGCTGCTGTTGCTGGTTCCAAAAAATTTCTACGAGGCGCCGCGGCACCCGCCGGATAGCATCAATCTGGCATCGTGGTCCGAGGTTAACGCGCGCGTGAGTGCCGGCGATCCGATCTTTGCGCTGCTGCCGGTATATCCCTACCTCGCGGGTGGGCGCTATCGCGCCTTGCCGAACGACTCGCTGGAGAAAACGGTGCATTACGCCCGCTTGACGGGGGTGCGCTGGCTGCTGGTACCGAAACACCCCGATCGCTTTCCTGAGATTCGCTTCCATGCCCACGCCGCGTGGCTGCTCGAGCCAGAAAAACTTTATAGGCGCACTGATTTGCTGAGATTCTGCTGCGTCCAGGATGATGAGCACCTGCTGTTCGAGATTGTGCGGTAA